The genome window CATTGACACGCTCGACAGCACTAACTTTTCCTTTGTTTCTGGCAATTATAAAAAGTTTTCCGCTGTTATTATTTTTGATAAAAAGCTCCAGAAGGTCATACATAATGTGCGATCCCAAAACTCCAGTTGCTCCCGTAAGAATTATTTTCATTGGTTTATTTTTCAAAACACAAATATAGTTTTAAAAAAGAATGAGAGAGCTAAAAAAATCTGCTAAATCTGTGTGAAAAATTGACGCCCAGATTTAGCAGATTTTCGCAGATGGTAATAAAGTTATTTTAATAAATCGTCACTATGTTTTTTAGACAGGCAAGGTTCAGCAAAATCTAATAAACCTAATTCCGAATATTCATTTAAAAATTGCTTTACCGCTGAATAATCGCAGGCTCTCTTTATTTCAGCAACAAAATACTTTTCATTCAAAACTTCAGAAACACAATCCATTTCATTAAGTTTTTCTCTAATGATTACGTTGTCAAAATTGTCTTTTAAAATGACAATCTGAATTATGGAGTTTCCAGAAGCGGCGATTGTTTCTTTATAAACAATACTTCCTTCTTTTTCATCAAATTTTGCATAGAAAATGTCATCTGTTGCAATAAGCGGTCCAAAAAACGGAATGTTGTCTAATTTGTATATTCCTTTTTCGGCATCAATTATATCCGACCACATAGTTTCAGTTATTTCTTCATCTAAAATAGCACTGTGGAATCGAAATAAGACTTTTTGTTGATTTTCTGTCATAGTTTAATTTTCTGCCAATTTATTCAAAGTATATTCAATTAATTCATCAACCGCTTTGTACGGATCACTGCTGAAAGTACCATTCGCACGATTAGCAATAATAGCATTTAAAGATAAAGCCTGATGTCCTAAAAGAGCCGAAAGCCCATAAATAGCGGAAGTTTCCATTTCAAGATTAGTGATTCGGTTTCCTTCAAAAAGGAAATTATCCATTTTAGAATTCAGCTCATTGTCTTGAATATTTAAACGCAGAATACGTCCCTGAGGTCCATAGAAACCTCCCGCAGTAGCCGTGATTCCTTTATGAATTCTGTCGCTTTCTATTTTTTTCTCCAAGATGGAAGAGCCAGCAACAACAATAGGCCTTCCTTTTCTCAAATCCCAATTGGTATGAGCAATAAAAGCGTCTTCGATTTCAATATTAGAAATGGAATCAGCCAAATAGGAGCGGAGCATATTGTCAAGTCCCAATCCAAATTTTGACATCACAAAACTGTCCACGGGAATATCGGCGTGCAAAGAGCCCGAAGTTCCTATTCGGATAATGTTTAATGAAGTTAGATTTTCTTTTGGTATTCGGGTTTCCAAATCAATATTGACAAGTGCATCGAGTTCGTTAACCACAATATCAATATTATCCGGACCAATTCCTGTTGACATTACCGTTATGCGTTTGCCTTTATAAATTCCGGTTTCAGTTTTGAATTCTCGTTTTTGAGTAGAAAACTCAACCGAATCAAAATGTTTGGTGATTTTTGATACCCTATCCTGATCGCCTACAAAAATGATATCGTGGGCAATATTTTCAGGTTTCAGGTTAAGATGATACACACTCCCGTCAGGATTGAGTATTAATTCGGATTGCTGTATAGCCATTTTTTATAATTATTTAACCGCAAAGAGCGCAAAGATTTACGCAAAGTTCACTAAGTTTCTGAGTAATCTGAAATCTAAATTCTAAAATCTGCATTCTAAAATCTTTATCCTCCCACACGTTTTACCTTGAATCCTTTTTCTTTTAAAATGTTCATTATTTTATCACGATAATCGCCTTGAATAATAATGGAATCGTCTTTGAAAGTACCGCCAACACTCAGTTTTGTTTTGATTTCTTTGGCAAGAATTTTAAAATCCTCATCAGATCCTTCGTAGCCTTCAATTATGGTGGTTGCCTTTCCTTTTCTTTTTTCAAATTTGCAGATCATAGGTTCTTTCTGAACATATAATTGGTGCGGTTCTTTTTCGATTGCTTCTTCTGGAGCCATTTCATGGTCTGGAAAAAGATTTTTTAATTGGTCTTGTAAATCCATTTTTTTTCAAATTATAAAAAACAGAATCCAAATCCCAAAAGTGAAGCTTTGGAATTTGGATTTTAAAATTTGTTATTTATTTTTTTATTAAACCTAAATCAACGAGGCGTTCATATAAATAATCGCCTGCAGTTATATCTTCAAATTTCTTAGGATTTTCAGCATCGATGCAGTTTTCAAGGCAGTTTAATTTCATATCACTTACCGGATGCATAAAAAATGGAATAGAATAACGTGAAGTACCCCATAATTCCCTCGGTGGATTTACCACTTGATGAATCGTAGATTTCAGCTTATTATTGGTGTGTCTGGATAACATGTCTCCAACATTAATCACCAGTTCGTCCGGTTCTGCAACAGCATCAATCCAATCGCCATTATGGTTTTGAACCTGCAATCCTTTGCCCTGAGCCCCCATCAACAAAGTAATTAAGTTGATGTCACCATGTGCAGCCGCACGAATAGCATTCTCAGGTTCAGTTGTAATAGGAGGGTAGTGAATAGGTCTTAGGATTGAATTTCCGTCTTTGGCAAATTCGTCAAAATAGAATTCATCCAATCCAAGATGCAATGCCAAAGCTCTCAATACATAAACACCCGTTTTTTCAAGCATTTTGTAGGCTTCTTTCCCCACTTCATTAAAACGGGGCAATTCTTTTACCTCAACATTTTCAGGATATTCTGAAGCGTATTTTGAATCTTTATCAACATACTGTCCAAAATGCCAAAATTCTTTCAAATCCCCTTCTTTACGGCCTTTGGCGTGTTCTTTTCCAAAAGAAACATAACCTCTTTGTCCGCCGATTCCAGGAATTTCATAGCTGTGTTTTGTTTCTAACGGCAGTGAAAAGAAATTTCGAATTTCGCCATACAATTCATCAACTAATTGATCGTTTAAAAAATGCCCTTTGAGTGCTACGAAGCCTATATCTTCGAATGCACTTCCGATTTCATTTACAAATTTTTGTTTACGTTTCGGGTCGTCCGAAAGGAAATCACGCAAGTCAACACTAGGAATGTTTTGCATATTATGAATGTATTTAATACTTTAGAAGCCTAAAACTTCGTAACCACAAATATAGAGAATAAAATAATTAACTCTTTTTAAAAATTATTCAAAATTACAACAAATACAACATTTCGCTTTCATACTGTTATATTTATCTATATTTGAAATACGTAATAAACACCCCTAAAAAATGAACTTTGACCCAAAAAATCTCTCGAACGAAACATTATTAAATCTCTACAAAAGAATTCTGAAACCAAGGCTGGTAGAAGAAAAAATGTTAATCCTTATCCGTCAGGGAAAAGTATCCAAATGGTTTTCCGGAATTGGACAGGAAGCAATTGCTGCAGGAGTGACTGCAGTTTTGGATACTGACGAATACATTCTGCCGATGCACCGCAACTTAGGCGTATTTACAGGAAGAGATATTCCGTTACAGCGTCTTTTTTCGCAATGGCAGGGCAAAGCCAATGGTTTTACCAAAGGAAGAGACCGCAGTTTTCACTTTGGGACACAAGATTATAAAATCATTGGAATGATTTCGCATCTTGGACCGCAGCTGGGTGTAGCCGATGGAATAGCATTAGCCAATAAATTAAAGAAAAACGGAAAAATAACAGCCGTTTTTACTGGTGAAGGCGCAACGAGCGAGGGCGATTTTCACGAAGCCTTGAATATTGCTGCAGTTTGGGATTTACCAGTTTTGTTCATAATTGAAAATAACGGTTATGGTTTATCAACACCAACGAATGAGCAATACCGCTGCGAAAACCTTGCCGACAAAGGAATAGGTTACGGAATTGAAAGCCACATCGTGGACGGAAACAATATTTTGGAGATTTTTAATCTTTTG of Flavobacterium marginilacus contains these proteins:
- a CDS encoding nucleoside phosphorylase, whose translation is MAIQQSELILNPDGSVYHLNLKPENIAHDIIFVGDQDRVSKITKHFDSVEFSTQKREFKTETGIYKGKRITVMSTGIGPDNIDIVVNELDALVNIDLETRIPKENLTSLNIIRIGTSGSLHADIPVDSFVMSKFGLGLDNMLRSYLADSISNIEIEDAFIAHTNWDLRKGRPIVVAGSSILEKKIESDRIHKGITATAGGFYGPQGRILRLNIQDNELNSKMDNFLFEGNRITNLEMETSAIYGLSALLGHQALSLNAIIANRANGTFSSDPYKAVDELIEYTLNKLAEN
- a CDS encoding translation initiation factor, whose translation is MDLQDQLKNLFPDHEMAPEEAIEKEPHQLYVQKEPMICKFEKRKGKATTIIEGYEGSDEDFKILAKEIKTKLSVGGTFKDDSIIIQGDYRDKIMNILKEKGFKVKRVGG
- a CDS encoding DUF4265 domain-containing protein → MTENQQKVLFRFHSAILDEEITETMWSDIIDAEKGIYKLDNIPFFGPLIATDDIFYAKFDEKEGSIVYKETIAASGNSIIQIVILKDNFDNVIIREKLNEMDCVSEVLNEKYFVAEIKRACDYSAVKQFLNEYSELGLLDFAEPCLSKKHSDDLLK
- a CDS encoding isopenicillin N synthase family dioxygenase → MQNIPSVDLRDFLSDDPKRKQKFVNEIGSAFEDIGFVALKGHFLNDQLVDELYGEIRNFFSLPLETKHSYEIPGIGGQRGYVSFGKEHAKGRKEGDLKEFWHFGQYVDKDSKYASEYPENVEVKELPRFNEVGKEAYKMLEKTGVYVLRALALHLGLDEFYFDEFAKDGNSILRPIHYPPITTEPENAIRAAAHGDINLITLLMGAQGKGLQVQNHNGDWIDAVAEPDELVINVGDMLSRHTNNKLKSTIHQVVNPPRELWGTSRYSIPFFMHPVSDMKLNCLENCIDAENPKKFEDITAGDYLYERLVDLGLIKK